In Bacteroides coprosuis DSM 18011, the following are encoded in one genomic region:
- a CDS encoding two component transcriptional regulator, AraC family (COGs: COG2207 AraC-type DNA-binding domain-containing protein~InterProIPR011110:IPR011123:IPR003661:IPR001789:IPR 000005:IPR018060~KEGG: bth:BT_2628 two-component system sensor histidine kinase/response regulator, hybrid ('one-component system')~PFAM: HTH transcriptional regulator, AraC; Signal transduction histidine kinase, subgroup 1, dimerisation/phosphoacceptor domain; Two component regulator three Y; Two component regulator propeller; Signal transduction response regulator, receiver domain~SMART: Helix-turn-helix, AraC type, DNA binding domain; Signal transduction response regulator, receiver domain; Signal transduction histidine kinase, subgroup 1, dimerisation/phosphoacceptor domain~SPTR: Response regulator receiver domain protein;~IMG reference gene:2504106970~PFAM: Y_Y_Y domain; Two component regulator propeller; Response regulator receiver domain; His Kinase A (phosphoacceptor) domain; Bacterial regulatory helix-turn-helix proteins, AraC family) — MLLDLNSYICLYIILLQNMIKTIYFKRENLIILIFLFLLNVKMYGGNLRQITNKDGLSNSSILSIQQDEEGFLWFGTCDGLNLFNGVNIQTLNHTNDNFNLAGNLIEKVIEAEKNVLWIHTNYGLSRYHKETKTLENFNQFRGLYFLEKDQYNTIFIIDKDNKIYYYHRPTKTFKTLVMGDIYYNSIVDFSITSNNQIEIITQKKQHLSYQIEYRDDGQINLRKAEPFKHHTNIKNAFHEQNASNILYFIDENDVLYEYNFLSKKKHFIHRLNKEINEKGVISAIIKFNDDYIIGFKTNGVICLKYQSDKSNDYITQEIDIHVGVFCLTKDINQDLVWIGTDGQGVFMYSNDIYKIQSYEFINLNHNINKPIRSLFLDTEKTLWIGTKGDGIVKIDDYSFDKPLHTLKPNYIRSNNSQLLDNQVYTFANSDQDILWIGTEYGLNYYSYKDRAIKNAQLEKDGKKIHYVHGICEVNDSTLFIATVGEGIVIANVKWTKDIPSFYNLKHYTVHNGIEYNNYFFTIFDDNKHNQVWFGNRGNGAYIYDLNTDNGLKNIRLNEENTPPTINDIFAITRDKQENIWFGTSYGLIKYLPDGSIKIYNQQSGFPNNTIHAILADEEDNLWVSTNKGIVCFDTQNETTQIYNQKNGVKIIEYSDGATFFDSETKNMFFGGINGFITISKSKEELKAYLPKIYLTDLNVYGKNKNINEFLSFQDEVPLLKLSYNENFFNLSFNALDYLYSNNYTYSYYIENISKQWVDNGYSNTLSFTSLAPGNYKLQVKYINNFTGIESPIFPVNIQITPPWYKSSTAYALYYLLTISLTFYAIRELHKRNERKRKRALDKMEQSHQKEVYESKLNFFTNVAQEFCTPLTLIYGPCHRILSSPETTNLIKQYTELIQYNAKRMNSLIQSLITFKKVESGLYKPNITSSNISNLIDEVYELYNSTAHSKNIIFTKNSLDNCMWNTDENFLYLILMNLLSYNFNHTENRGIITLTLEFKENILDINIDCSPTLLTTEEIQQFFKGHQFLDNFEKQIKTKSDSIHELELAISFHLIDSLKGTITIYKNEETVHFHISLPTQKLSEGENSSYLTKQVSDMKFAISGTPNLIQQKEMFNPTKHTLLIINDNEELIWLLKDIFQEDYNIVTLGDISLLEHFLENFYPDLILADTICPSKKHISIIKEVKDNKKTSHIPFIFISADNSVEEQIEILSSGVEMYIIKPFNPEYLKTSVDSLLARKKKLKDYFNSALSAYDLKEGQLTHKEDTRLVQQILDIINENINNPKLDNKLIADKLNISSRHLYRKLKEIGESSPTDMIKECRMHMAHNLLVHTQLTINEIIYKCGYNNRSTFYRIFFEKYDCTPTEYRENSNSEKNIS; from the coding sequence TTGCTTTTAGATTTAAATAGTTACATTTGTCTCTATATAATACTATTACAAAACATGATTAAGACAATCTATTTTAAAAGAGAAAATCTTATAATCCTCATATTTCTCTTTTTATTAAATGTTAAAATGTATGGAGGAAATCTACGACAAATAACCAATAAAGATGGATTATCTAATAGCTCTATTCTATCTATTCAACAAGATGAAGAAGGTTTTTTATGGTTTGGCACATGTGATGGATTAAACCTCTTTAATGGAGTAAACATACAAACTCTCAACCATACGAATGATAATTTTAATCTAGCTGGCAATCTTATAGAGAAAGTTATTGAAGCTGAAAAAAATGTTTTATGGATTCATACTAATTATGGACTCAGCAGATACCATAAAGAAACCAAAACATTGGAGAATTTTAATCAATTTCGAGGTCTATATTTTCTAGAAAAAGACCAATATAATACCATTTTCATCATTGATAAAGACAATAAAATCTATTATTACCACAGACCTACTAAAACATTTAAAACACTGGTAATGGGGGATATTTACTACAATAGCATTGTAGACTTTTCAATTACTTCTAATAATCAAATAGAAATTATCACTCAAAAGAAACAACACCTAAGCTATCAAATAGAATACAGAGATGATGGACAGATAAATCTAAGAAAAGCTGAGCCTTTTAAGCATCATACCAACATCAAAAATGCGTTTCATGAACAGAATGCTAGCAACATACTCTACTTTATAGATGAAAATGATGTTTTATACGAGTATAATTTCTTATCCAAGAAAAAACACTTTATACACCGGCTAAATAAAGAAATTAACGAGAAGGGTGTTATTTCGGCTATTATCAAATTCAATGATGATTATATTATTGGCTTCAAAACAAATGGAGTTATTTGCTTGAAGTATCAAAGTGATAAATCAAACGATTATATTACTCAGGAAATAGATATTCATGTGGGAGTTTTTTGCCTCACAAAAGATATAAACCAAGATTTGGTATGGATAGGCACAGATGGTCAAGGCGTTTTTATGTACTCCAATGATATCTATAAAATACAATCTTATGAATTCATAAACCTCAACCATAATATAAACAAACCTATACGTTCTCTCTTTCTTGATACTGAAAAGACTTTATGGATAGGCACTAAAGGTGATGGAATTGTGAAGATCGATGATTATAGCTTTGATAAACCACTACACACCTTGAAACCGAACTATATTCGTAGCAACAACTCTCAATTACTAGACAATCAAGTATATACTTTTGCAAATAGTGATCAAGATATATTATGGATTGGAACTGAATATGGTCTCAACTATTATTCTTACAAGGATAGAGCAATTAAAAATGCACAGTTGGAAAAGGACGGTAAAAAGATTCATTATGTGCATGGTATATGTGAAGTAAATGACTCTACGTTATTTATTGCAACAGTAGGAGAAGGTATTGTAATAGCTAATGTCAAATGGACTAAAGACATTCCTTCATTTTATAATCTGAAACACTATACTGTACACAATGGGATTGAATACAATAACTATTTCTTTACCATATTTGATGATAATAAGCACAACCAAGTATGGTTTGGAAATAGAGGAAATGGAGCTTATATTTATGATTTAAATACAGATAATGGATTAAAAAACATACGTCTAAATGAAGAGAATACACCACCTACCATTAATGACATTTTTGCTATAACTAGAGATAAACAAGAAAACATTTGGTTTGGCACAAGCTATGGATTAATAAAATATCTACCCGATGGAAGTATAAAAATATATAACCAACAATCGGGATTTCCCAACAACACGATTCATGCTATCTTGGCTGATGAGGAAGACAATTTATGGGTAAGTACTAACAAAGGTATAGTTTGCTTTGACACCCAAAACGAGACTACCCAAATCTATAATCAAAAAAATGGAGTTAAAATTATTGAGTATAGCGATGGAGCCACTTTTTTTGACTCTGAAACTAAAAACATGTTCTTTGGTGGAATCAATGGTTTTATTACAATTAGCAAATCAAAAGAGGAATTAAAAGCCTATTTACCTAAAATTTATCTTACAGACTTAAATGTATATGGCAAAAATAAAAATATAAACGAATTCCTATCTTTTCAAGATGAAGTGCCACTACTTAAATTATCTTATAACGAAAACTTTTTCAATCTTTCATTTAATGCTCTAGACTATCTATATAGTAATAATTACACCTATAGCTATTATATTGAAAACATAAGTAAACAATGGGTAGATAATGGATATTCTAATACTTTATCGTTTACAAGCTTAGCCCCAGGAAACTACAAGCTACAAGTTAAGTATATCAATAACTTTACTGGAATAGAAAGTCCTATATTTCCTGTGAATATACAAATTACACCTCCATGGTATAAATCATCAACGGCCTATGCTTTATACTATTTACTTACTATTAGCTTAACTTTTTATGCTATAAGAGAGCTACACAAAAGAAACGAAAGAAAACGCAAACGAGCCCTTGACAAAATGGAACAATCGCACCAAAAGGAGGTTTACGAATCTAAACTCAACTTCTTCACCAATGTGGCTCAAGAGTTCTGTACTCCCCTTACACTTATTTATGGCCCTTGCCACCGTATCTTATCTTCACCAGAGACAACAAACCTCATCAAACAATATACAGAACTGATACAGTACAATGCAAAAAGGATGAATAGCTTAATCCAAAGTTTAATCACTTTTAAGAAGGTGGAATCAGGACTTTACAAACCTAATATAACCTCTTCAAATATTAGTAATTTAATTGATGAAGTATATGAGTTATATAATTCTACTGCACATTCTAAAAATATCATATTTACAAAGAATAGCCTTGATAATTGCATGTGGAATACAGATGAGAATTTTTTATACCTCATTTTAATGAATCTATTGTCATATAATTTCAATCATACAGAAAATAGGGGAATTATCACTTTAACCCTTGAATTTAAAGAAAACATATTGGATATAAATATAGATTGTAGCCCTACATTATTAACAACTGAAGAAATACAGCAATTCTTTAAAGGTCATCAATTTCTAGACAACTTTGAAAAACAGATAAAAACTAAAAGCGATTCTATTCATGAATTGGAACTAGCAATCTCTTTTCATTTAATAGACTCATTAAAAGGGACAATCACCATTTATAAAAATGAAGAAACTGTTCATTTTCATATTTCTCTACCCACTCAAAAATTATCAGAAGGAGAAAATTCGTCTTATTTGACCAAGCAGGTTTCTGATATGAAATTTGCAATTAGTGGTACACCAAATCTGATTCAACAAAAAGAAATGTTTAATCCAACAAAACACACCTTATTGATAATCAATGATAATGAGGAACTTATATGGCTACTAAAAGATATCTTCCAAGAAGATTATAATATTGTAACACTTGGAGATATTTCTCTATTAGAGCATTTCTTAGAGAACTTTTATCCTGATCTTATTCTAGCAGATACAATTTGTCCTAGTAAAAAACACATCTCAATTATTAAAGAAGTAAAAGACAATAAAAAAACCTCTCATATTCCATTTATATTTATTTCTGCTGATAATTCTGTTGAGGAACAAATAGAAATCCTTTCGTCTGGAGTAGAAATGTACATTATTAAACCTTTCAATCCCGAATATTTAAAGACATCAGTAGACTCATTACTAGCACGAAAAAAGAAGCTAAAAGATTATTTCAATTCTGCACTAAGTGCTTATGATTTAAAAGAAGGACAACTCACCCATAAAGAAGATACTAGACTAGTTCAACAAATTCTAGACATTATAAATGAAAACATTAACAATCCTAAGCTAGATAACAAACTGATAGCCGACAAACTTAATATCAGTTCCAGACATTTATATCGGAAATTAAAAGAAATAGGAGAATCAAGTCCGACTGACATGATTAAAGAGTGTAGAATGCATATGGCACACAACCTTTTAGTACACACCCAACTCACCATTAATGAAATCATTTATAAATGTGGCTATAACAATCGATCTACTTTTTATCGTATTTTCTTTGAAAAATATGATTGTACACCTACAGAGTATCGAGAAAATTCTAATTCCGAAAAAAACATTTCATAA
- a CDS encoding TonB-dependent receptor (COGs: COG1629 Outer membrane receptor protein mostly Fe transport~InterPro IPR012910:IPR000531~KEGG: pru:PRU_2712 hypothetical protein~PFAM: TonB-dependent receptor, beta-barrel; TonB-dependent receptor, plug~SPTR: TonB-linked outer membrane receptor protein;~IMG reference gene:2504106971~PFAM: TonB-dependent Receptor Plug Domain; TonB dependent receptor~TIGRFAM: TonB-dependent outer membrane receptor, SusC/RagA subfamily, signature region; TonB-linked outer membrane protein, SusC/RagA family): MRKTFKTVLSVIAGCALLVNAPVYTQAQSKSDTGQSQYSSLQKVVRGIVKSESGEPLIGVSISIKGTSKGTTSDIDGNFSIECKKNDVLVFSYIGFNTVELRVTNQSNIAVTLKEDTILMDEVIVVGYGTTSRRKAIGAVDQVKQQIIKEQPVANVTQALQGASPSLVIQQRSMDPNNNSLNINIRGLSTMNNNSPLIVIDGLVADGSSLNRLNPNDIDNISVLKDAGTAAIYGSRSANGVILITTKTGQKNQRPKVSLTGQVGFQDPEVLFRPVSGYQNATMANLALTNVGQSPTYSPAEIRDLYDHRGDEKWNFDEIIRTALQQNYNVSVAGGSDNTTYLFSGGYFNQESNFVGPSFGKQRFNLRSNITTEIGRFKLTSILSYNRDDEKKNVDGNAIINSSRVPAYYWTRMQSENGKYLVNRILTDQNPLAGLKEGGYEKGNTDNTNINLNLEIKIIDGLKLRGIFGADLYSYHRFIRRNKTGLYDSAESKEPSVYMFADREIEDYNEKKRLLNYQLLADYQKTFNDKHELNLLFGATNESFTFSRNEVKFKNTDEILGMPSGVPEDISGSPSLDGSLRESITSVLGRASYSYADRYYSEFSFRYDGSSKFAKDNRWGFFPSVSLGWRLSEEPFMDYYKEKIGDIKFRGSYGILGNQNIGSYQTITTYSLGSNVYVFDDKLVGGAGYSYGNKDLKWEKSKNLNLGIDFSFLNGALSGTFDYFVKNTSDILLRPQVPSVFGTSLKDDNIGELRNKGWEFVLNYNLEHGGFEHNFTFNIGDTQNKVKKLVGGREIISTDEFYFLNEVGLPFHSYYGYQTDGFFQSIDEINTSALPVGISAQDLRPGDVKYVDRNGDGVIDGKDRFVIGNGFPRYTFGFNYGLKWKGFDLGLFFQGVGKRDFMVRGELVEPFHGNYSYVIYKHQLDFWTPTNPDARYPRLAAIGTPSNRNNYGMGSTLQKFNGRYLRLKNIQIGYTLPKNLTYKLGLQKIRAYINGQNLLTFTKNSWIDPESSEFDSNMSGPANSARSYPTLKYYGFGFEIEF, from the coding sequence ATGAGAAAAACATTTAAAACAGTACTGTCTGTTATTGCAGGTTGTGCACTTTTAGTGAATGCTCCTGTATATACACAAGCACAGTCAAAATCTGATACTGGACAATCCCAGTATTCCTCATTACAGAAGGTTGTTCGAGGCATAGTAAAAAGTGAGAGTGGAGAACCCTTAATAGGAGTCTCTATTTCTATTAAAGGAACTTCAAAAGGAACAACTTCTGATATAGATGGAAACTTCTCCATAGAGTGTAAGAAAAACGATGTATTAGTCTTTTCCTATATAGGCTTTAATACAGTTGAACTTAGAGTAACTAATCAGAGCAATATAGCTGTAACTCTAAAGGAAGATACTATTCTAATGGATGAAGTTATTGTTGTAGGCTATGGTACTACTTCACGTAGAAAAGCAATTGGTGCTGTTGATCAAGTTAAGCAGCAAATAATAAAAGAGCAGCCCGTAGCAAATGTAACTCAAGCACTGCAAGGTGCATCTCCTAGTTTGGTTATTCAGCAGAGAAGTATGGACCCTAATAATAATAGTTTGAATATTAATATTAGGGGTTTATCTACTATGAATAATAACTCTCCACTGATAGTAATTGATGGACTTGTAGCGGATGGTTCTAGTTTAAACCGATTAAATCCCAATGATATTGATAATATATCAGTGTTGAAGGATGCAGGTACAGCAGCTATTTATGGTTCTCGTTCTGCCAATGGAGTGATTTTAATAACTACAAAAACAGGTCAAAAGAATCAGCGCCCTAAAGTTTCTTTAACAGGACAAGTAGGTTTTCAAGATCCTGAAGTACTGTTCCGACCAGTATCAGGTTATCAAAATGCTACAATGGCTAATTTAGCTTTAACCAATGTAGGACAAAGTCCAACCTATAGTCCGGCTGAAATACGAGATCTTTATGATCATAGAGGAGATGAGAAGTGGAATTTTGATGAGATTATACGTACAGCTTTACAACAAAATTATAATGTAAGTGTAGCTGGAGGTAGTGACAATACTACTTATCTGTTTTCTGGTGGTTATTTTAATCAAGAAAGCAACTTTGTGGGTCCTTCTTTTGGTAAACAGAGATTTAATTTAAGATCTAATATAACAACAGAAATAGGTCGATTCAAACTAACATCTATTCTTTCTTACAATCGTGATGATGAGAAAAAGAATGTAGATGGAAATGCTATAATAAACTCATCGAGAGTTCCTGCCTATTATTGGACAAGGATGCAGTCTGAAAATGGAAAGTATTTAGTTAATAGGATATTAACCGATCAAAATCCACTTGCAGGGTTAAAAGAGGGAGGTTATGAAAAGGGCAATACAGATAATACCAATATCAATCTAAATCTTGAAATTAAAATTATTGATGGATTGAAATTAAGAGGGATATTTGGAGCAGATTTATATAGCTATCACAGATTTATCCGTCGAAATAAAACAGGCTTATATGATAGTGCAGAAAGTAAAGAACCTAGTGTGTATATGTTTGCCGATCGAGAAATAGAGGATTATAATGAAAAGAAACGCTTACTTAATTATCAGTTGTTGGCTGATTATCAGAAGACATTCAACGATAAGCACGAACTGAATCTCTTGTTTGGTGCTACCAACGAATCTTTTACATTTTCAAGAAATGAAGTAAAGTTCAAAAACACTGACGAAATATTAGGAATGCCTAGTGGTGTTCCCGAAGATATCTCGGGTAGTCCATCACTTGATGGAAGTTTGCGCGAGAGCATTACCTCTGTGCTAGGACGTGCTTCATATAGTTATGCAGATCGCTACTATTCTGAGTTTAGTTTCCGATATGATGGGTCTTCAAAATTTGCAAAAGATAATCGTTGGGGATTCTTCCCTTCTGTTTCTTTGGGTTGGAGATTGTCAGAAGAGCCATTTATGGATTACTATAAAGAAAAGATAGGAGATATTAAATTTAGAGGATCTTATGGTATTTTAGGTAATCAAAATATCGGTTCATATCAAACAATCACAACATATAGCTTAGGGTCAAATGTGTATGTATTTGATGACAAGTTAGTAGGTGGAGCAGGTTATAGTTATGGAAATAAGGATTTAAAATGGGAGAAATCTAAAAACTTAAACTTGGGTATCGATTTTTCTTTCTTAAATGGAGCTTTGTCTGGAACCTTTGATTATTTCGTGAAAAATACTTCTGATATTTTGTTAAGACCTCAGGTCCCTAGTGTGTTCGGAACTAGTTTAAAAGATGATAACATTGGAGAACTTCGAAATAAAGGTTGGGAGTTTGTATTAAATTATAACTTAGAACATGGTGGTTTTGAACACAACTTTACCTTTAATATTGGCGATACACAAAACAAAGTAAAGAAGCTAGTAGGTGGAAGAGAAATAATTAGTACAGATGAGTTTTACTTCTTAAATGAGGTAGGACTTCCATTCCATTCTTACTATGGCTATCAAACAGATGGCTTCTTCCAATCAATTGATGAAATAAATACTTCAGCATTACCTGTAGGTATATCAGCGCAGGATTTACGCCCTGGAGATGTAAAATATGTGGATAGAAATGGTGATGGAGTCATTGATGGGAAAGATAGGTTTGTCATCGGCAACGGATTCCCTCGTTATACATTTGGTTTTAACTATGGTTTAAAATGGAAGGGTTTTGATTTAGGATTATTCTTCCAGGGTGTAGGAAAAAGAGACTTTATGGTACGTGGAGAATTAGTAGAGCCATTCCATGGTAACTATTCTTATGTTATTTATAAACATCAACTAGACTTTTGGACACCTACTAACCCAGACGCTAGATATCCTCGCTTAGCTGCTATTGGAACACCTTCCAATAGAAATAATTATGGAATGGGTTCAACATTACAAAAGTTTAATGGCAGATATCTTAGATTAAAGAATATTCAAATAGGCTATACTTTACCAAAGAATCTAACCTATAAACTAGGTCTTCAAAAAATTAGAGCCTATATCAATGGTCAAAATTTACTGACATTCACAAAGAATTCATGGATAGATCCTGAATCATCAGAATTTGATTCAAACATGAGTGGTCCAGCAAATAGTGCTAGAAGCTATCCTACATTAAAATATTATGGTTTTGGTTTTGAAATTGAATTTTAA
- a CDS encoding RagB/SusD domain-containing protein (InterPro IPR012944~KEGG: pru:PRU_2713 putative lipoprotein~PFAM: RagB/SusD~SPTR: Putative lipoprotein;~IMG reference gene:2504106972~PFAM: SusD family) produces MIKNILLSFSVVLCLVGCNSLDQSPEYQHTDDTFWLSVENSDLLVNMAYSQMYGANKLWDDEALGDNLIQGRNNNDIRLIRNGMADPSLNHFASEWKGAYEGIKTCNKYLENVDRVPGMAADFKAQRTSEIRFIRAFLLFRLTNFYGDIPFFIRDITLEESKKISRTPKKDVLNFIHNELDEIMDILPATPSAKGRISKGAAVAFQTRAYLYENNWDMVIKYADRLINQQPTYGSYELFPNYETLFYSENKYNKEVILDYGYSSSKRSWGEMYSRVPMSQGAFLNHAAPIQELVDVYWTVNGLPISKDQEYDPSRPYENRDPRLSCSVVYDGFNWVDEKGNSHIIRTSYGSGTKDSWEGINSNNSITGYYIRKYFDPRSREKLNNYQQENNIIMFRYADVLLMYAEAMFESGKMSQSVWDITIKKLRERAGFSASSALEYPSSLSADEMRELIRNERRIELVFEGLRYYDIIRWKEGKKYLDGPAHGARFANNNTSYILLDNRKFNEGKDYLWSVPRDEMHKNPNLKPNNPGYAE; encoded by the coding sequence ATGATTAAAAATATACTATTGTCCTTCTCAGTTGTATTATGCTTAGTAGGATGTAACAGTCTAGATCAAAGTCCCGAATATCAACATACTGATGATACATTTTGGCTTTCAGTAGAAAATTCCGACTTATTAGTTAATATGGCTTATAGTCAAATGTATGGAGCCAACAAACTTTGGGATGATGAAGCCTTGGGTGATAATCTGATTCAAGGAAGAAATAATAATGATATTCGATTAATTCGAAATGGTATGGCTGATCCTTCGTTAAATCATTTCGCATCTGAATGGAAAGGTGCTTATGAAGGAATTAAGACATGCAATAAATACCTTGAAAATGTAGATCGTGTGCCAGGAATGGCTGCTGATTTTAAAGCTCAGCGAACATCTGAAATTCGTTTTATTAGAGCATTTTTATTGTTTAGATTAACTAATTTTTATGGTGATATTCCATTCTTTATCCGTGATATTACTTTGGAAGAGTCAAAGAAGATAAGTCGAACTCCTAAAAAAGATGTATTGAATTTTATACATAATGAGCTTGATGAAATAATGGATATATTACCTGCTACTCCTAGTGCTAAGGGTAGAATTTCAAAAGGAGCAGCTGTAGCTTTTCAAACACGTGCATATCTTTATGAAAACAATTGGGACATGGTTATTAAGTATGCAGATAGATTAATTAATCAACAGCCTACTTATGGTTCGTATGAGTTGTTTCCCAATTATGAAACATTATTTTACTCTGAAAATAAATATAATAAAGAGGTAATACTTGATTATGGTTATTCTAGTTCCAAAAGATCATGGGGTGAGATGTATTCTAGAGTACCTATGAGTCAAGGGGCTTTCTTAAATCATGCAGCACCTATTCAAGAACTCGTAGATGTTTATTGGACCGTAAATGGTCTTCCTATATCTAAAGATCAGGAATATGATCCTAGTCGTCCTTATGAAAACAGAGACCCTCGTTTGAGTTGTAGTGTTGTATATGATGGATTCAATTGGGTTGATGAAAAAGGAAATTCTCATATAATACGGACTTCTTATGGGTCGGGAACAAAAGACTCATGGGAAGGTATTAATTCAAACAACTCTATAACTGGTTATTATATCCGTAAATATTTTGATCCTCGTTCTAGAGAAAAACTAAATAATTATCAACAAGAGAATAATATAATCATGTTCAGATACGCTGATGTACTCTTAATGTATGCTGAAGCAATGTTTGAATCAGGAAAAATGAGCCAGTCTGTATGGGATATAACCATAAAGAAACTTCGTGAACGTGCAGGTTTTTCTGCTTCCTCTGCTCTAGAATATCCTAGTTCTCTTTCTGCAGATGAAATGAGAGAGTTAATACGAAATGAACGTCGTATAGAATTGGTTTTTGAGGGATTAAGATATTATGATATTATACGCTGGAAAGAAGGTAAAAAGTATCTAGACGGACCTGCTCATGGGGCGAGATTTGCTAATAATAATACGTCATATATTCTATTAGATAACAGAAAATTTAATGAGGGAAAAGATTATTTATGGTCTGTTCCAAGAGATGAAATGCATAAGAACCCGAATTTAAAACCAAATAACCCTGGTTATGCTGAATGA